ACAATTGGAGAACTGGGAAATAAATATCCTTCATCAAAAGGATTTAATATCGTTTCAGATCATTTTGGTAAAGGTCAGGCAATGCCTGCAACAGTCGTTATTGAAAACAACAAAGCGCTTGATAATAACCAATCACTTGCAGTAATTGATAATGTTACAAAACGACTAAAGAAGATAAAGGGTGTTAAGCAAGTTTCTTCAGTAACACAACCTGAAAGCAAACAAATTGATAGTTTTTATGTTGATCGTCAAATGGGTACAGTGACAGATGGTATTTCAAAAACAAAAGATGGAGTTAACGAAATACATGACGGATTAAGTTTGGCCCAAGATAAACTAGGATCAGCGGATTTCTCAAAGGTTAACCAAATGGTAGATGGAACAACGGAACTACAAAATGGTGTGACAGCATTAAGTGGTGGATTAAAACAAATTCAAGCAGGGATTGGCAATGGTTCTAGTAAATCTCAATCAATCTCTAGTGGTATAGCAACGATCGAAATGAATCTAAGAAAAATGAGTAGTGGTGTTACATTATTAACAAAAAATTATGAGAAGATGCAATCGGGTTATAAGGAACTAGGAACTCATTACCAAGAATCAGCACAAGCACTTCTTGGTCTAAAAGGCGCAATTTCTCAAATGCAATCAATGGTGACAGCACTAGGTAGTAGTTATTCGAATTCAAAAGATGATGTAAATTACCAATCTTTAAAGCAAACGATTGATCAAACGGTTGCCTCCTTAAATCAAATTACTCCAGAAGGAATCGAAGCTTTAAATGAGAATTATAATGCTGTAACTGCTGGTTTTGCTACTGCTAACAGTAATCTTTCTAGTATGAGTAATGGTTTAACCCAAATGGCTGATGGTTTGAAAAAACTTGAAAGTGGCTTAAGCGATGCATCATCTGGAATTGGAAAAATTGTCACAAATATGAATAAAGTATCAGATGGACTTGGTCAAATGAAATCAGGTCAGCAACAACTAGTATCTGGCATCAATGGCTTTAGTACTTTCGGGGAAAAACTATCAGATGTAAACGGTGGGTTAGAGAAAATATCTGACGGATTAGGAAAGACAAATGATTTCTTAACTCAGTATAATTCTAATAAAACTTTCTTTATTCCAAAAGAAGCATTAACTGACGAGAACTTTAAAAAATCATTAGACATGTTTATGTCAAAAGATAAAAAGATTACAAAGCTAACAATTGTTTTGGAGAATGATCCATATTCAAAAGAATCTTTAAATACGATCAATAAAATAAGTTCGGCTGTTAAAAGTGGACTTAAAGGCACAGAACTTTCAAATGCAAAGTCAGGTGTTTCAGGTCCAAGTGCAACAACAAATGATATGAACAATATTTTGAGTAGTGACTTAAATAAAACAACAACAATTGTTATTATTGGGGTATTACTTGTATTATTCCTAGTGATAAAATCATTCTGGACACCAGTATTTATCACTGCATCACTTTTAGGAGCATACTACTGCGCTATGTTTATGATCAATTATATTTTCATAGATTTGCTAGGATATCAAGGAATATCTTCTTTTGTTCCCTTCTTCTCTTTCATAATTATCGTAGCTTTAGGAGTGGATTATAGTATTTTCCTAATGATGAGATTTAAGGAATATACTCATTTGGCACCAAAAGAGGCTATCGTATTAGCATCTAAGCATACTGGTGGAGTCATTATTTCAGCTGTAATCATACTTGGTGGTACATTTGCAACACTTATGCCATCTGGAATCCTTTTATTGTTTGAATTAGCAATAGCGGTAATAACTGGTCTAGTCGTACTTTGCTTCATCTTATTACCAATCTTTTTACCAGCAATGATTGCATTACCTGAAGCATTGGCTAATCTATTTTCAAGAAACAAGGAAGCAAATGTTGATACAGAAAAACATGTAATTTAATAGATTAATAAATTTAGTTTAAAAATGCCGACTTGCTATCCAAATAATAGTAGGTTCGGCTTTTTTATTAAGGATTTTTGTTCTAAAAATAAATTACCATTAATTGTGCAAAAAAAAGTGGATGCTAAATAAAATGTACCCTATAGAGTAGACACTTAAAAAAAGTGACCTCTATAGGGTACTTTTGTTTATAATTAGAAAAAACGGGATCGGGGAAATATTAGATGAGCGATAAAATATTTACAGATAAAGAAATTAATCTACTTTCCAAAAACCAACACGTAAAGTCAGTTAGTTCGAAAGGGATCACTTACACCGATGAGTTCAAGCGTATTTTTATTTCGGAAAATAAGAAAGGAAAATTACCAAGACAAATATTTGAAGAGTGTGGATTTGATATAGAAGTGATTGGAATGAAAAGAGTTCAAGCTGCTGGTAGTAGATGGCGTTCTGCGTATAGAGAGAATGGTGAACTTGGTCTTCGTGACACGAGATCCGATAGCTCAGGAAGACCTTTAAATAGAGAACTAACTTTAGAGGAAAAGAACGCTCGTTTAGAAGCAGAAATTAATCTACTTAAAGCTGAAAATGAACTACTAAAAAAGATTCGTTTCTTAGAAGGGAGGATGAAGTAGTCGTTATTTCTCCTAGCCAAAAATATACTCTAATACGTTCCATAATTGAAAAGTTTGAAATAAAACATATGGTAACTTACCTTTGTAAGATAGCTGGCGTATCAAGAAGTGGTTATTATCATTACTTTTCTATTAAGTCACAAGAACGAAGAAAGCAACAAGATGAAAAGGATGAAATTGTAAGGGTAAATATATTAAAGGCTTATCGCTTTAAACGTTATAAAAAAGGGGCACGTCAAATCAAGAGTACATTGGCGGGTCAATTTAAGATTGTCTACAATTTAAAACGTATACGAAGAATCATGAAAAAATACGGTATAGTTTGCCCAATTAGAAAGGCAAATCCCTACAGACGAATGATGAAGGCTACAAAAGAACATAGGGTTGTGCCAAACCGATTGAATCGTCAATTTAAACAAGAAGTACCTGGGAAAGTACTTCTAACACATATAACCTATCTAAAATATGGTAAAGGTCAGAAAGCATATTTATCAACAATTTTAGATAGTTCAACAAATGAAATAATGGCATACCATGTTTCAGACCGAATAACAATGGAGTTAGCTACAGATACTCTTCGGAAGTTAAAAAGGAATCGTAACTTTAAGAAAGTAGAAGGTTCACTCATTCATTCAGATCAAGGAACACATTATACACACCCAAACTTTCAAAAACTAGTAAAAAAATTAGGTTTAATTCAATCAATGTCTAGACGTGGAAACTGTTGGGATAACGCTCCACAAGAATCATTTTTTGGCCATTTTAAAGATGAAGCCTCTATTAAGTCATGTCAAAATTTAGAAGAGCTTAATAAAGAAATAAAACATTATATGAACTATTACAATCATTATAGATATCAGTGGAATTTAAAGAAGATGACCCCTGTTCAATACAGAAATCATCTCCTTAAAGTTGCATAGACTTTTTTTCAATGTCCTTTACAAAGGGTACATTTTAAAAAACATCCACTTTTTTATTAGTCCACTTGTATTTCATTATTAACATCAAGAGCTTCAACTAATTCTAATTCCTCATGACGTTCTTTAAAACGATTAAACGTAAATTCATTGGCAAATAAGAATAGAGGACGTTCGAAACGGTCATAAACAAGCATGTTCCGCATATCTTGATATTTCTTAAGTCCTTTTACGTCATCTGTTTTAACCCATCGAGCTATATTGAAATCAACATGGTCTTTACGGATATCAGATCCATATTCATTTTTTAAGCGGTATTCAAATACTTCAAATTGAAGTTGACCTACAGCACCTAAAATGACTTCATTAAATTCATTTTTATAAACTTGAATTGCACCTTCTTGAGCTAATTGCTCAACACCTTTATGGAAGTGTTTCGATTTTAATGAGTTAACTGGGCTAACTCGTAAGAATAACTCAGGTGGGAATGTAGGTAATGGCTCAAAGAATAATTTTTGTTTGCTAGATGTTATTGTATCTCCGATTTGATAAGTACCTGAATCGTAAATACCAATTACGTCACCTGCATATGCACGGTCAATCGTTTCACGGTCATTAGCCATCAATTGAGTTGATTGACTTAATTTAATTTGTTTTCCTGTACGAGAAAGCATAACGTTCATTCCACGTTCAAATACGCCCGAACAAATTCGCAAGAATGCAATACGGTCACGGTGAGCAGGATTCATATTAGCTTGAATCTTAAAGATAAAACCACTAAATACTTCATCAGTTGGATTAACTTCACCATTAATTGTTTTACGAGGTCCCGGTGCAGGTGACATATCTAAGAAATGATTTAAAAATGGTGTTACCCCAAAATCGACTAATGCTGTACCGAAGAAAACAGGAGTAAGTTCCCCAGCTCGAACTAAGTCTAAATTGAATTCATTTCCTGCACCTTGTAAAAGATCAACTTCATCTCGTAAATTTTCTAAATTGGAAGGCTCTAAATGTGCTTCTAATTCAGGACCATGAACGCCATCTTGACCAAGTTTAATCACTTCATCTTTACGGAAAAGATGAACTTCATTTTCTAATCGATCATAAACACCTTCAAATTGCATTCCACTACCAATTGGCCAAGTAACTGCAACAGAAGGCATTCCTAGAACTTCTTCTAATTCTTCCATTAATTCTAATGGATCTTTAGCTTGGCGGTCTAATTTATTCATAAAGGTAAAAATAGGAATACCACGTAAACGACAAACTTGGAAAAGTTTCTTAGTTTGTGCCTCAATACCTTTTGCAGCATCAATTACCATAACTGCAGAGTCAACAGAAGTTAGTACACGATATGTATCTTCACCAAAATCATTATGACCAGGAGTATCCATAATTGACACCATTTTTTCATCGTATTCAAACTGCATAACAGAAGAAGTAACAGAAATTCCACGTTGCTTCTCAATTTCCATCCAATCAGATTTTGCATATTTTGAATTTTTTTGAGCTTTTACAGTACCAGCTTCACGAATTGCTCCACCATGAAGTAGTAATTTTTCAGTTAAAGTTGTTTTACCAGCATCCGGGTGAGAGATGATCCCAAAAATACGGCGTTTAGCAACTTGATTAATTAATTCTTTATTTGCCATCTATTATAAAGTCCTTTCTAAATCAAAGATCATAAACAAATTTTTACATCTTATCTATTATACTAGAATTCAGCGTTTGATGAAACAGTTAGTAACTAAGTTATATACAAAGTATTACCAAGTTATGAAATAAGAATTTTCTTTTTTATCGTTTATTTTTATACAACTTTGTATGTGTTGGAGCATATTTGGTAGTTCTCCATTTTTAATTTTTTACTATTGTATAATTTTTAGCTTTCAATACCTTTACTGGTATAGGTAATTATCAATTTTATTTGCAGTCCAGGCCACTCTTCTTTTCCAACAGTTCATCTTCCACTCCATATTTACCGTTAAAAAATGAGGGTGCCCATATTGTTTTATTTTTGGGAACCCTCTTAATGTGAGTACTCATATTATTTTTGATTAAAGTCTAATGGTCGCAAACTTGCTTCGATTTTAGCACGTTTAGGCTCTAGAAATGGGGGCAAAGCTAATCGTTCACCCAAAGTTTCAATATTTTCATCGACATCAAATCCAGGGGTATCAGTTGATAATTCAAATAAAATATGATTTGGTTCTCTAAAATAGAGTGCTTTAAAATAGTAGCGTTCTACTTTTCCTGAATTCATGATCCCAAGTGAATTTAATTTGTCGGCCCATTTATTATATTCTTCTTCGTTCGGTACTCTAAAAGCTACATGATGTACACTACCTCGTCCTGGTCTGGCTCTTGGTAAGTCTGGTCTTACTTCTAAGTGCACTTCTGCTCCAGCACCACCTAATCCAGTTTCGTAAACTTCTATACTTGCAAAATTCCCTTCAGTAGAAGGGTAAGTACCAACAAGTCTAAATCCTAAAACTTCCGTTAAAGTTTTACTTGTAGGAATCGAATCTTTTACGGTAAGTGTCACTGGACCTAAGCCAAGAATTCCATGCTCGGTTGGGATATCTGATTTATTCCAAGGAGTACCCGGTGAAATACCTTTTTCACCATTATCTGCTACTAAAATTAATCTTGTACCTTCAAAATCTTGAAATGCGAGTGTATTTCGATTTGCTCTTTTAATTATTTCATCATGTGAAATATTAAGCTTTTCAAAGCGATTCTTCCAATAATGTAGTGACTCAGTTGTGGCCACTCTTAATGAAGTTGAAGATACGATCGAGTGACCTGGATATGTAGTTCCTAGATGAGGGATATCGAAAAAGGTTATTTCTGTCCCGGGATTTGCTTTTGCATCACCGTAAAATAAGTGATAACTGGAAGTGTTATCTTGATTTACAGTTTTCTTAACAAGTCTCATCCCTAAAACCTTAGTGTAAAACTCGTAATTTTTTTCAGCCTTTGTAGTAAGTAGTGAAACATGATGGATTGCCAATAATTCCACATTCATCACTCCCTTAAATTTTTATTTAAACGATGACCTGCATTATTTATATGTACACATTGTAAATGGCTAGAGATTGAAATAGAGTTTTATGTTAAACTGTTATCTAATAATTATAATATTCAGATAAATGGTTCGGAAAGGGGAAAATGCTTTGTATTTTGGTTATTTATTAATATTAATATCTGCAATAGCCTTTGGATTAATGCCTATTTTTGCACTTTATGCTTATGATCAAAATGTAAGTGTGAATACATTATTATTTTTAAGGTTTACATTTGCAACAATTATGTTCTTTAGTTACTTAGTGGTTAGTAAAAAATTAGTTAAAATTACGAAAAAACAATTAGTATTGTTTGTTTTACTAGGTGGAATATTGTATATGCTTCAATCAAGTTTTTATTTCAGTTCAGTAAAATATATTCCTGCTTCATTAGCTGCATTAATTCTCTATTTATATCCCATTTTTGTAGCGATTCTATCTTTTTTGGTAAATAAAGAGCAATTAACAAAAAATATAATGTTATCAATTGTACTATCGTTGATTGGAATTGTACTAGTACTTGGAGCTCCTGCGGAAAATATAAATCCAATCGGAATTATATTAGCACTAGCAGCAGCAATAGTTTACTCAATATACATAATAGTTGGTGGGAGGGTTTCAATCCATGTTCCTCCACTAGTAACAAGTGCATATATTTCTCTATTTGCAAGCATATCATTTTTACTAGTTGGCGTATCGACAAGCACGATACATATTCATTTTAAATTTATTGGTTGGATCTCAATTTTAGGTATTTCGATTATATCAAGTGTTATATCAATGGGTACATTTTTTGCTGGTGTAAAACGAATAGGACCGACAAAAGGGGCAGTATTAAGTATGGTTGAACCAGTAGTGACAATCACTTTTTCAACCATTCTATTTCATGAAAATATGAGTTTACTTCAAATAATAGGTGGGAGTATTGTTCTATGTGGAGCGCTTTTAGTTGTTCTTACTAGTGAGAAAAGAAAGAGTGTAGAGAATAAAATGGATTTTTAAAATGTATATGATAAACTGTATTCTGACTATTAGTTTAATAATATGTAAATGTTTAAAATGGCTATTTATATAGCTATTTTTTAATTTGAAAAGGAGTAAAATAGAATGTTTGAATTAAAATTAAAAAATGGAAAAATAGTAAAAGTTCGTCAAGCAATAGGAACTGATGCTAAATCTATTATAGATTTTTATAACATCGTAGGTGGGGAAACGAACTTTTTATCATTTGGAGGAAATGAGTTTAAAAGAAATGAAGCAGAATATGAGACATTTTTAGAAGATACCTTCAATGAAAATAATTCAATTATTTTATTAGTTACAATCAATGATCAAATAATAAGTATTGGTTCAATCAATTCCAGTCAAAAGGAACGTACTAAGCATGTTGGTACGCTAGGTATTGTAGTTAAAAAAGAATATTGGGGATTAAGTTTAGGGAAGTTATTAATGCAATCCTTAATTGATTGGGCTAAACATAATGATCTAACTCGAAAAATTCAATTAGTTACGAATGAAGATAATCTTACAGCCATTCAATTGTATAAAAATTTAGGATTTGAAATTGAAGGGGTAATGAAAGAAGATACTTATATAAATGGAAAGTACTCTAATACTTTAATGATGGGCTTATTTATTAAATAGTACTGAAAATAAAATGTTTTAATGGCTCTATTATAGACACTCAAATGAATAAAATTTTAAATCTACTAGCAGACGAACTATAATCTAATTAGAGCATTTATATAATTAGAAAGATAATGATTTTATAAGGGTGTAAATATGTTTAAAGATTTATTTTTTAATTTTTCATTGTTTATATTTTTCTTAATTGGGTTTAATCGAATTCAACATTTTTTAAAGCAAAAATTTCAAAAAGAATATCCAATTATTGTAGGTGATATTGTTTCATTTAAAATATTCAATGATACTGATGGTCATTTAGAAGGAGATAAATGTCTACAAGCTGTAGCAAATGGCATTTCGATCAATTTATTAAGAGATAATGATTTCTCTGCAAGATATGGTGGAGAAGAGTTTGTAGGTATATTATCAGAAACAAGTGAAAGAGAAGCAGTAAATATTGCAGAAAAAATTCGAAATGTAATAGTAGATTTAAAGATTCCGAATGAAAAGTCATTCGTTTCCCCATATGTAAGTGTTAGTATTGGGTTGGTAAAATTTAGTGCCAAATGATTCAATTGACATTGTAGATGGCATAAATTTTGCAGACAAAGCTCTGTATTTGGGTAAGATGAATGGTAGAATTCAAGTAAAAGTATATTCTAGTAATTTGGAAATGTCGTTCGTTTAAAAAGCCTTGTGATCATTAATCACAAGGCTTTTTAAAGTAGCATAGTTTTTTAGAAACATGTAAACGATCTAATTCGATTTGTATCAATTCCAAAGAAAACCCATCTCCAGCCAATCCATCTCCAGCCTGAAACTGAATGTCTGCCCACGAAGGTTGGAAAGTACCAAAATTGTTCTCCATTATTCAACCAAACATAAGTATTTCTAAATCTACAACCAGCGATTGCACCTGGATCTACTGCAAATGCTGTAGCTTGCGACATCTGTGGTGTAAATGAAGGTGGTGGTGCAGTCGGTTGACCTTGAGATTGACCTTGACCTCCACCACCCGGTTGTCCCGGAAATCCTGGGAATCCACCTGGTTGCCCTGGGAACCCGCCCGGTTGTCCTGGAAAGCCAGGAAATGTCCGATATTGAGGGAAAAAGTTCATTTTATCAACTCCTTTTTAGTTTTATCTTTATTAAAGTATGAAAATTAATGTTTTTTGTTTGGGCTGATAGTTAAATATCCATATTAATAGGATATTTGAAATAACATTTTTATAAAGGTTTCTGTTTCATTTTGAATCACATCAAAGAGAAGACTAATCCACTACTCTTTTTTTAATGTTCATAGATAGGAAATTCTATTTAGTTCTACCTGATTAAAAAAACCAAATCATTTCCAAAAATATAGCGCTTTTAGTGAATAATATCCGTTTTTACTTTTTAAGGTAAAAAAAATACTCTTTAAAGTAAAAAACGCTTGCATAATTCTGTAAATTCGAATAAATTAAACTTAAAGGAGGAGAAAAATGGAAAATATACGTTTGAATGTCGCATTGTTACGCCGAAGAGTACCAAGTTTGACTACTTCTGCGAAATCTGTTGGACTTCGACCAGCAACTGTTTCAAATTTATGTACTGGAAAAATTCCAATTGGTCGCTCAGAAGTAAGAACACTAGTCGCTTTAGCTGCTTTAGCAGAATGTACATTGGATGAACTGATCATTAGAGGGGAGAAGATTGAGATGATTGAAACAGGAATAAAAACGCTTGATTTATTTGCTCCATTAGTAAAAGGTGGAACAGTCGGGTTGGTTGCAAGACCAGGTATGGGCCAATTAGTTGTATTAGCGGAAATGTTTTATAAATTAAAGAGTGATTCATATTATACGATTTTACTAAAACCAGAAGGTGAGCATCCTGAAATTGACGATATTTTAGCTGATGTAAATTTAGTATGTTATTCAATTGATGAAGTGTATGAAGCGATTGCAAAAGCGGGAAAAAATGTTGAGTTTGCTTTTGCAGCAGATCGTTCAAACGTCATTACAGGTGATATAAACCGACTACAACAAAAATTAGCAGATATCGGTATTGAAGATGTAACGACTTTTTTAGTTGATTTAAAAGGAGAAGCGGTGGACGAAGATTTCCCTTACGGACCTTTAGAAACATTATGGCAGTTTGATGCAGACTTAGCTTTTAGACATAAATACCCTGCAATTAATCCTATTCATTCAACATCCACAGTTTTAGAAGATAATCAACCAGATCAAACCCACAACCAAGTGCAAAAAGCAGCTCAGAAATTACTACGTCGATATCGCGAGTTAAGATCATTCGTAGCAGTACATGGATTAGATTCATTACCAGAAAATGAAAAATTAACATATAAACGTGGTGAATTATTAGAAGCCTATTTAACTCAACCATTTTTCGTAGCAGAAGAATTCACAGGTACAAAAGGAGCATCTGTTAATTTGCAAAATACCTTACAAGATGTTCGAAAACTAATCGATGGTGCTTACGATTCAATGGAAGTAGATAAAATGAATTTTATTGGTAGTTTGTAGAAAAGTTAATGAAAAGTGTGACACTAATGCCTGTGTCACACTTTTTTTTATTTTACTTAAATATGGTTTTCTGGCGGATGGAAGTATAAAATTTAAGAATTATTTAAGAATTTAATAATGGGGAATTAATTTTTTCGATTTATACTATGCCACAAACAAGTATCAAAAACTGAAATAAAGTTATAGTTCATCACACGTCTGAAAGTTGGAATTTATTTGTCGATTCGAAAACGGTTAATCTTATCTAATATAGCAATGATTGTTATTCCAATCATTTCTTTTATCCTCATCGAGATTTTACTCGGTGTGTTTTACTATAAAGTGTTTGTACCTAAATTTAATGGTCATCCACCACATTCATTTTATTTTTTCCGTTTCGGGATGATCGTCCCTATTTTTGCAATTACAAATGGAGTGCTATCCTATTTTGTTTCAAGAAGTATACTAAGACCAGTAAAAAATCTTACAAATGCTGCTAAACAAATAAGTGAAGGGAATTTAAATTTTGAAGTTAAACCAATAAACAATGATGAACTCGGTCAATTAGCCATTAGCTTTGAATTAATGAGAAAAAATCTAAAAGAGTCAGCTGAAATACAGAAAAAATACGAAGAAAATCGTAAAGAATTAATTGCAAATATTTCACATGATCTAAAAACGCCAATTACTTCAATAAAGGGATATATTGAAGGAATTAAAGATGGTGTGGCGAATACACCAGAAAAAATGGACCGGTATATTGAAACAATTTATCTGAAAACCTTGGATATGGATCAATTAATTAATGAACTATTCCTTTATTCGAAGTTAGATTTAAAACGAGTACCATTTCATTTTGAAGAAGTTAATATTCACGATTATTTAGTCGATCGAATCGAGGAATTGAAATTTGATTTAGAACCGATAAATGTAAGTATTACTTTTAGTGAGAATGTGGATCGAGAAAATAGTATTGTACTAATAGACCGGGAACAATTCAAACGAGTAATGACAAATATCATTCAAAATAGTTTGAAATACATGGATAAAAATGAAAAACAA
This genomic interval from Gottfriedia acidiceleris contains the following:
- a CDS encoding peptide chain release factor 3, coding for MANKELINQVAKRRIFGIISHPDAGKTTLTEKLLLHGGAIREAGTVKAQKNSKYAKSDWMEIEKQRGISVTSSVMQFEYDEKMVSIMDTPGHNDFGEDTYRVLTSVDSAVMVIDAAKGIEAQTKKLFQVCRLRGIPIFTFMNKLDRQAKDPLELMEELEEVLGMPSVAVTWPIGSGMQFEGVYDRLENEVHLFRKDEVIKLGQDGVHGPELEAHLEPSNLENLRDEVDLLQGAGNEFNLDLVRAGELTPVFFGTALVDFGVTPFLNHFLDMSPAPGPRKTINGEVNPTDEVFSGFIFKIQANMNPAHRDRIAFLRICSGVFERGMNVMLSRTGKQIKLSQSTQLMANDRETIDRAYAGDVIGIYDSGTYQIGDTITSSKQKLFFEPLPTFPPELFLRVSPVNSLKSKHFHKGVEQLAQEGAIQVYKNEFNEVILGAVGQLQFEVFEYRLKNEYGSDIRKDHVDFNIARWVKTDDVKGLKKYQDMRNMLVYDRFERPLFLFANEFTFNRFKERHEELELVEALDVNNEIQVD
- a CDS encoding DMT family transporter, with the protein product MYFGYLLILISAIAFGLMPIFALYAYDQNVSVNTLLFLRFTFATIMFFSYLVVSKKLVKITKKQLVLFVLLGGILYMLQSSFYFSSVKYIPASLAALILYLYPIFVAILSFLVNKEQLTKNIMLSIVLSLIGIVLVLGAPAENINPIGIILALAAAIVYSIYIIVGGRVSIHVPPLVTSAYISLFASISFLLVGVSTSTIHIHFKFIGWISILGISIISSVISMGTFFAGVKRIGPTKGAVLSMVEPVVTITFSTILFHENMSLLQIIGGSIVLCGALLVVLTSEKRKSVENKMDF
- a CDS encoding sensor histidine kinase, with amino-acid sequence MSIRKRLILSNIAMIVIPIISFILIEILLGVFYYKVFVPKFNGHPPHSFYFFRFGMIVPIFAITNGVLSYFVSRSILRPVKNLTNAAKQISEGNLNFEVKPINNDELGQLAISFELMRKNLKESAEIQKKYEENRKELIANISHDLKTPITSIKGYIEGIKDGVANTPEKMDRYIETIYLKTLDMDQLINELFLYSKLDLKRVPFHFEEVNIHDYLVDRIEELKFDLEPINVSITFSENVDRENSIVLIDREQFKRVMTNIIQNSLKYMDKNEKQISIKLIDDKEKIKIKFHDNGKGISNEALPFIFDRFYRADPSRNLSTGGTGLGLAIAKRIIEEHGGEVWAESQIGEYTNIFLSLNKKSIVKVTK
- a CDS encoding IS3 family transposase (programmed frameshift); amino-acid sequence: MSDKIFTDKEINLLSKNQHVKSVSSKGITYTDEFKRIFISENKKGKLPRQIFEECGFDIEVIGMKRVQAAGSRWRSAYRENGELGLRDTRSDSSGRPLNRELTLEEKNARLEAEINLLKAENELLKKIRFLRREDEVVVISPSQKYTLIRSIIEKFEIKHMVTYLCKIAGVSRSGYYHYFSIKSQERRKQQDEKDEIVRVNILKAYRFKRYKKGARQIKSTLAGQFKIVYNLKRIRRIMKKYGIVCPIRKANPYRRMMKATKEHRVVPNRLNRQFKQEVPGKVLLTHITYLKYGKGQKAYLSTILDSSTNEIMAYHVSDRITMELATDTLRKLKRNRNFKKVEGSLIHSDQGTHYTHPNFQKLVKKLGLIQSMSRRGNCWDNAPQESFFGHFKDEASIKSCQNLEELNKEIKHYMNYYNHYRYQWNLKKMTPVQYRNHLLKVA
- a CDS encoding MMPL family transporter, which translates into the protein MNKIIKGRWIIFSIWLIATVLLTVLQPDINAILRNKGQEGANSDSPSVMADHILKKMDSAKGTNNLIVFYDKNKISNDEMKKIGDAVKEIHDSSKELRISEIIDPFNIPNAKSSLVSKDGTTLMVSYKLDKNGREIDDIKKQIDNKLSKVPVKYYLSGEDFINNDYLKASQAGVEKSAALTVIFILVVLILAFRSIVTPFVSLIAVAFSYLCSMGIAAQLIDKAGFPITSLTQMLLVLILFGIGTDYNILLFNRFKEELSLGHSVDESIVNTYKTAGKTIAYSILTVFIAFLALVFAESPIYKSGVVVVIGVCILLLEILTLTPFIMKVLGKKLFWPSKNVGGHKENKFFGNSSAFAIKKPIITIVVILLILSPMVYFHQEKLNFDTIGELGNKYPSSKGFNIVSDHFGKGQAMPATVVIENNKALDNNQSLAVIDNVTKRLKKIKGVKQVSSVTQPESKQIDSFYVDRQMGTVTDGISKTKDGVNEIHDGLSLAQDKLGSADFSKVNQMVDGTTELQNGVTALSGGLKQIQAGIGNGSSKSQSISSGIATIEMNLRKMSSGVTLLTKNYEKMQSGYKELGTHYQESAQALLGLKGAISQMQSMVTALGSSYSNSKDDVNYQSLKQTIDQTVASLNQITPEGIEALNENYNAVTAGFATANSNLSSMSNGLTQMADGLKKLESGLSDASSGIGKIVTNMNKVSDGLGQMKSGQQQLVSGINGFSTFGEKLSDVNGGLEKISDGLGKTNDFLTQYNSNKTFFIPKEALTDENFKKSLDMFMSKDKKITKLTIVLENDPYSKESLNTINKISSAVKSGLKGTELSNAKSGVSGPSATTNDMNNILSSDLNKTTTIVIIGVLLVLFLVIKSFWTPVFITASLLGAYYCAMFMINYIFIDLLGYQGISSFVPFFSFIIIVALGVDYSIFLMMRFKEYTHLAPKEAIVLASKHTGGVIISAVIILGGTFATLMPSGILLLFELAIAVITGLVVLCFILLPIFLPAMIALPEALANLFSRNKEANVDTEKHVI
- a CDS encoding GGDEF domain-containing protein is translated as MFKDLFFNFSLFIFFLIGFNRIQHFLKQKFQKEYPIIVGDIVSFKIFNDTDGHLEGDKCLQAVANGISINLLRDNDFSARYGGEEFVGILSETSEREAVNIAEKIRNVIVDLKIPNEKSFVSPYVSVSIGLVKFSAK
- a CDS encoding ring-cleaving dioxygenase produces the protein MELLAIHHVSLLTTKAEKNYEFYTKVLGMRLVKKTVNQDNTSSYHLFYGDAKANPGTEITFFDIPHLGTTYPGHSIVSSTSLRVATTESLHYWKNRFEKLNISHDEIIKRANRNTLAFQDFEGTRLILVADNGEKGISPGTPWNKSDIPTEHGILGLGPVTLTVKDSIPTSKTLTEVLGFRLVGTYPSTEGNFASIEVYETGLGGAGAEVHLEVRPDLPRARPGRGSVHHVAFRVPNEEEYNKWADKLNSLGIMNSGKVERYYFKALYFREPNHILFELSTDTPGFDVDENIETLGERLALPPFLEPKRAKIEASLRPLDFNQK
- a CDS encoding collagen-like protein, translating into MNFFPQYRTFPGFPGQPGGFPGQPGGFPGFPGQPGGGGQGQSQGQPTAPPPSFTPQMSQATAFAVDPGAIAGCRFRNTYVWLNNGEQFWYFPTFVGRHSVSGWRWIGWRWVFFGIDTNRIRSFTCF
- a CDS encoding GNAT family N-acetyltransferase, producing the protein MFELKLKNGKIVKVRQAIGTDAKSIIDFYNIVGGETNFLSFGGNEFKRNEAEYETFLEDTFNENNSIILLVTINDQIISIGSINSSQKERTKHVGTLGIVVKKEYWGLSLGKLLMQSLIDWAKHNDLTRKIQLVTNEDNLTAIQLYKNLGFEIEGVMKEDTYINGKYSNTLMMGLFIK